A region of the Cannabis sativa cultivar Pink pepper isolate KNU-18-1 chromosome 3, ASM2916894v1, whole genome shotgun sequence genome:
AGTGAGTCTCCTTTTTTATGTCATCATCTTTAAGTAATACTCTAATCATGTCACAAGCTTAGCCTTCAGCTTCTGCAATTTGTAAATCATTATTGAGATAGTCTGAAGGTAATGATATGCATTGCTAGCCTCTCTTTTTCCACAATGTCTTTAGCATGTCCTCTTATATTTAACAATGGTGGTTTTAGCATTAGGCTGGATATGATTATACTCTTTtctacatttatttttttcgatAAGAAATGAAGCTACTAATGTTGATAGAGTTGGGAATAAAGTATCGCAAAGGCCATGAATTACAAACAAACCTCAAGTCTTCGTCAAATCTGAAAAGAATAAACCTTTGAGTTTGTTTACATTCACCAGTCACAAAGCTACTTTAAAACTTAGTTATTCCATACCAAAATCTCCTTCAGTAATATTAAAAGTTCTTCTATTTCTTTCCAACCAATTTAACCAAAAAATTGTCCAACCTAGATTGTCCCTTCTCCCTTCTCTTGCTACCATGTTCACAAGCCAAATTAAAAACATCTGGGCACTCTTTGATTGTAGTCTTAAATATCCAGAAATGTTATTTGTTGTTTTATTGTTAAAGAGAAGGCAATTTAGTTTTGTCTGAAGCAACCTCTTGCTTtagtatttcaaaattaaaaatagtaacGCCTTTatcaattgaaaaaatatatttaggatTTAAGTTCGTCAGTTGTCTTAAAAATAATGGATTAAATTCCTGCATTGACCTTAAATAGCAGATGATTCAATACATGCTCATTTcctgttttattttgtttatgtaAACAACCATTATCAACTATAATTTTTCTGTATAGGTAAGCTTCCGAGTTCAATATCCTCAAGATGATCAGGATCTTTCATATGAAGACCTCAAGGAATTCAAACAAACAAGATATGGTAATTTCTAGAATTTTAGTACATGtggttttattgttatttttttcattatgcttttattttttgtttttgtttgtgtaGTGTGTAAAAAAGCAACTGAATTCATCATAGGATACTGCTCCTTTTCTGTGTACATTTCAACATTCAAACTGGAATTTAAGTTTTGATTTTGGATGGTAGATAGATATTAACTCTGTAATTTTCAAGACTAAAGTTTTGTTATTAATGTCGTCTACAAACTTAAGTTTGTTTACACATATATGGCTCttcttccaaagctgtgaatgACTCTGAACTCTTGGATGTTAGCCCTTTCTTGggttttattctttctaatataTCATTGGCTATAAGTTATAAAAAGGTAGAGACGAAAGGAAATCAGATAAATGATTGAAATTTAAGATCACAGAAGTTAATGGATGTGAAAAGAAATGATTGTGCTACTAAATATTGACATAATAActacatattacacatatatacttgatttatatatgtgtatcgATTTGAGATTTGCCAGGTTTTTCTATATGATGCAGTGTTCTGTTTCAATTGATATCATAGATTTTATACTTGTTTTCAAATGGCTTTGTAAAGTTTgcatcttttctctctctctctctctccccccATATTATTCTTTTTAACGAGTGTCTCTCTTTGTATACATTTCTAACTCTAAGTAAACTACAATGTTGCCAGCCGTGGCAGATGTCTTAATTGATGCAGCATCAGTTCTAGGTGGTGATCCAACACTTAAAATTCTGTACACGAAGCTATTTGAGGTTTGTATCATTTGTTTGTTATGATCCTCCTTTTTATACAAttgtttaatattattattttctttaaggCGGTAGGCAGATATCAGAATGCTGAACACAGTGAATGGCGTCCAGCAGAGGCTGCTTTATTTTGCATCCGTGCTATTTCAAATTACGTATCAGTTGTTGAAGCTGAAGTAATGCCAcaggtatttttaattttaaatgtctTGTGTATTGGTTTCATCCAGGAAAAGAAAAACCCTGTTTGCCTAATAACAAGGTCAAAGCTACTTAAAATTCGTTGTCATTAAAATATATGATCTTATTACTAGTGCAATTATTTGTTCTTGATAAGTTTCCTTCTTCCGTTTCTGATTAACTACaataatatatttgtatgtttataAAATTGTTACTTCTGTATGAATTTCCCTGCTGTATACTTGCCTTTTGCCATCCTAATTGAGGAACTTTTTGGCCTACGAGTCATTATATAGTTTTTGATGTGGTCACGAGAAGGCCAAATTTATATATGAAGATTTCAATGTGATCAAGCCTTCTTGCTTTGTTTGTGGATCTATGATGACTGCAAATTGTAATTTCATAtcgtgtatataaatatattttacattcTTTGTTTGATTTTCACAGGTTATGAATTTACTTCCGAAACTTCCACAGCATCCCCAGCTACTCCAAACAGGTAATATGCAATTATTAAATTTCATATgtagattttgtttttcttttactactatttttagtttaatttaattttaattttaacaaTTGATGTGTATAATATTTCAGTGTGCCTAACAATTGGAGCTTATTCAAAATGGCTTAATGCTGCATCTAGTGGACCATCTATACTGCCTTCAGTTATAGAAATCCTTATGAGTGGCATGGGCAAATCTGAAGATTCTGCAGCAGCTGCAGCCTTAGCATTTAGACATATTTGTGACGGTACATGGTCTCTTTTGATTAcaatttattatctattttgtaAATCAGTTAATGAGCTGTGTTCTTAAAAGACGTGGAAGAAAGAAGACTACAATTATAGCTTTGATTTAAATAATGTAGATTGCCGGAAAAAGCTTTGTGGATTTTTGGAAGGCCTCTTCCATATATATCACAGGGCAGTGAATGGTGAAGGTAGTTTTAAAGTCTCCCCTGAAGACTCATTGCATCTTGTTGAGGCATTAAGGTAAACTGTTACTGATAATTTTGGGGATAAGTGAATGTAACATGAAATACAGTTATTATCCTTTGAGTTTgctttatttattgattattattattattatttttacagcACTGTTATTACAGAGCTTCCTCCTGAGCAAGCTAAGACAGCTTTGGGGATGTTATGCACGCCAGTCATTACTCCGTTACAAGTGAGTTCTACATGCGGAACAATATAGATCAATccattttttccattattttcaTACCCATAATAGTGTGAGGATGGGCATTGATCTTATAATAACTGAAAACCAGGAAATTGTCAACCAAGGTCCAGaagttttaaataaaaaaccCGCACGAGAGTTAACAGTTCATATTGATCGGTGTGCCTACATTTTCAGGTTTGATCTATATCCTGTTGAAAATGTTCATGTTTCCTGTGACTTGGAATATTTTTAACATGCaagtaaaattattttagatatGTATACCATCCTGAAGCCGTTGCAGATGCAATTCAAAGGCTATGGCCAATTTTTAAAGCCATCTTTGATCTGTGAGTATTTAACATGCTTTGTACCAATATAGCACCATTTGATATTATAATATCATTAAGGGATGAATAAAATTGCATTGTTCTCTAAGAAATTTAATTTGTCCCGCAAAATGACTTTGGTGTAGTCGTGCTTGGGATATGCGGACAATGGAGTCTCTTTGCCGAGCTTGCAAATATGCTGTGAGTTTGCTGACCTGTCTCAACTCCTCCaagataatatttaaaaattaaaagaacaaTAAAATGTCAGTAGTGATATACTCatagattatatatacataatatatatactccGTGACTAGCTTGTGAGATGAATCCATCGTGTCATAAATTGAAGAGACTGCAATTatcattttgttttttaatctgGTTTGTAATGTTAATCTATTGTGCCTTGAGCACTATTCATTTTGTTTGTTAGAcaagtttgaaattttaaacTATGACAGGGATATTCCTAAGGTCATTATTCATGTCTGTATGCTCGTatattttattgatatgatCAAAGACACTTGAATCTAGCTCTCAAATGGTTGGGTGTGTGTTGCGTATGAGTGTTCTGGCGCTCAAATCAAACCAGCCAAACTAATTAAACACAATGGAATGCTGTTTCTTTTAGAAAAAATGAAGATGTATTTTATTGATAGGATTGGATCTGCATATCCTTTTTATTAATGGTTCCAGCTAATTTAATCTTTAGGTGAGAACCTCTGGAAGGCTCATGGGAGTCACAATTGGCGCTATGCTGGAAGAGATCCAAGGCCTTTATCAACAACATCACCAACCATGTTTTCTGTATCTTTCTAGTGAGGTCATAAAggtaaatcttattttttttccctCTCGTTAATTGTGAGCTACTGATTCAAACAAAACGTTAATTATTTGAAGTCATACATTAACATTTGATCTTTTTATGCAGATATTTGGTTCTGACCCATCCTGTGCAAATTATTTGAAAAGTTTAATTGAAGCACTCTTTATGCATACAACTCGGATTCTTACAAATATTCAGGTAAAGTGCCGTACATTTGTTGACTTTAAATGCTTTCCTCATCTGATCTGACACTGCTTGTACTGATGTTTGTCAATATGCATAATTTTTTTCAGGAATTTACTGCCAGACCAGATATAGCAGATGATTGTTTTTTGTTAGCATCCAGATGCATTCGCTATTGTCCTCAATTATTTATTCCATCCCCAGTCTTTCCATCAATAGTAGATTGTTCAATGATAGGGATTACAATACAGCACCGGTATGTCTGTTTACTGTAATTGACAAGGCATTGTCATTTTCCAAGGAGCAAATGCCTTTAAATCCTGTTTTAGCTTGTCTTGTGGTCTCTGATGTCATATTATCATTACTGCCTACTTTGTCTAATTCTAAACACTGACTTacataatttcttttctttggtTTTGCAGAGAAGCCTCAAATTCAATATTGACATTCTTATCTGATATATTTGATCTGGCAAACTCCAACAAAGGGGAACAGTACTTACCTATTAGGGATTCTGTAATAATCCCTCGAGGAGCCGTCATCACAAGAATTTTGATTGCTGCATTGACTGGAGCACTCCCAAGCTCTAGACTAGAAACGGTTTgactattttctttttatttcagCTTTTATGACAGAAGCATGATTGAGATAAAAGTCCCAACCTCTCCTTTTGTCTATTGTTTGTCTGGAACTTCATTGTGTCTTTCTCCCAGGTAACATACACACTATTAACACTGAGTCGATCATATGGGGCGCAAGCAGTGGAGTGGGCCAAAAAAAGTGTTTCACTTATTCCTTTGACAGCTGTAACAGAGATTGAACGTTCAAGATTTTTGAAAGCATTGTCAGATGCTGCATCAGGGGGTGATATTAATGCTTTGGCGGTCCCAATAGATGAGTTATCAGATGTTTGTCGCCGGAACAGAACAGTCCAGGAGATTGTTCAAGGAGCTTTGAGGCCACTTGAGTTGAATATTACACAGTGATTACACCGGGTAATATTTATACCT
Encoded here:
- the LOC115709944 gene encoding transportin MOS14 isoform X1; the protein is MDLQSSVKQALNALYHHPDAAVRMEADRWLQDFQRTLDAWQVADNLLHDASSNLETLIFCSQTLRSKVQRDFEELPSEAFRPLRDSLNNLLRKFHKGPPKVRTQISIAVAALAVYVPAEDWGDGGIVNWLRDEMNTHPEYIPAFLELLTVLPEEVFNYKIAARPERRRQFEKELTLQIEIALNILTACLNINELKEQVLEAFASWLRLKHGVPGSVLASHPLVLTALSSLNSEILSEASVNVISELIHYTAAGSYSGAPVHMPLIQAIVPQVMNLKGQLRDSSKDEEDVKAIARLFADMGDSYVELIATGSDESMLIVHALLEVASHPEYDIASMTFNFWHSLQVNLTKRDSYVSFGNESSIEAERNRRLQVFRPAYESLVSLVSFRVQYPQDDQDLSYEDLKEFKQTRYAVADVLIDAASVLGGDPTLKILYTKLFEAVGRYQNAEHSEWRPAEAALFCIRAISNYVSVVEAEVMPQVMNLLPKLPQHPQLLQTVCLTIGAYSKWLNAASSGPSILPSVIEILMSGMGKSEDSAAAAALAFRHICDDCRKKLCGFLEGLFHIYHRAVNGEGSFKVSPEDSLHLVEALSTVITELPPEQAKTALGMLCTPVITPLQEIVNQGPEVLNKKPARELTVHIDRCAYIFRYVYHPEAVADAIQRLWPIFKAIFDLRAWDMRTMESLCRACKYAVRTSGRLMGVTIGAMLEEIQGLYQQHHQPCFLYLSSEVIKIFGSDPSCANYLKSLIEALFMHTTRILTNIQEFTARPDIADDCFLLASRCIRYCPQLFIPSPVFPSIVDCSMIGITIQHREASNSILTFLSDIFDLANSNKGEQYLPIRDSVIIPRGAVITRILIAALTGALPSSRLETVTYTLLTLSRSYGAQAVEWAKKSVSLIPLTAVTEIERSRFLKALSDAASGGDINALAVPIDELSDVCRRNRTVQEIVQGALRPLELNITQ
- the LOC115709944 gene encoding transportin MOS14 isoform X2, producing MNTHPEYIPAFLELLTVLPEEVFNYKIAARPERRRQFEKELTLQIEIALNILTACLNINELKEQVLEAFASWLRLKHGVPGSVLASHPLVLTALSSLNSEILSEASVNVISELIHYTAAGSYSGAPVHMPLIQAIVPQVMNLKGQLRDSSKDEEDVKAIARLFADMGDSYVELIATGSDESMLIVHALLEVASHPEYDIASMTFNFWHSLQVNLTKRDSYVSFGNESSIEAERNRRLQVFRPAYESLVSLVSFRVQYPQDDQDLSYEDLKEFKQTRYAVADVLIDAASVLGGDPTLKILYTKLFEAVGRYQNAEHSEWRPAEAALFCIRAISNYVSVVEAEVMPQVMNLLPKLPQHPQLLQTVCLTIGAYSKWLNAASSGPSILPSVIEILMSGMGKSEDSAAAAALAFRHICDDCRKKLCGFLEGLFHIYHRAVNGEGSFKVSPEDSLHLVEALSTVITELPPEQAKTALGMLCTPVITPLQEIVNQGPEVLNKKPARELTVHIDRCAYIFRYVYHPEAVADAIQRLWPIFKAIFDLRAWDMRTMESLCRACKYAVRTSGRLMGVTIGAMLEEIQGLYQQHHQPCFLYLSSEVIKIFGSDPSCANYLKSLIEALFMHTTRILTNIQEFTARPDIADDCFLLASRCIRYCPQLFIPSPVFPSIVDCSMIGITIQHREASNSILTFLSDIFDLANSNKGEQYLPIRDSVIIPRGAVITRILIAALTGALPSSRLETVTYTLLTLSRSYGAQAVEWAKKSVSLIPLTAVTEIERSRFLKALSDAASGGDINALAVPIDELSDVCRRNRTVQEIVQGALRPLELNITQ